The following proteins are co-located in the Polystyrenella longa genome:
- the der gene encoding ribosome biogenesis GTPase Der translates to MSVQTVAIVGRPNVGKSSLFNWLAGKQISIVDPTAGVTRDRVNYLMHVGDRYFEMVDTGGIGVVDSDDLSDQIEQQINLGIERADLLLFVVDAQTGITPLDREVAQRIRHIDRPKLLIANKCDSPKLDQEVFEFLSILNAPIIATSVTAKRNKDLLLTGIVENLPPADEHEAEEGIARSSQPELKLAIVGRRNVGKSTFINALSQEERVIVSEIAGTTRDSIDIRFDMDGKTFVAIDTPGVRKKKSLANDIEFYGLVRAQRSIRRADVVYLFFDATNTISRLEKQLADEIVKQYKPCIFVVNKWDLGTDAEMTTEKWTEYLTAQFAQLRHVPIAFITAQDSRNIKQLVNLTQAIYKQAMERVSTGKLNRLIRAAMKLNPPPYRQNKRPKIYYATQVGVQPPTIVLKCNHPELFDETWKRYLHGILREELPFKEVPIRVFFRAKDQHETDSLSLEDNTHIDDGYDLTHIDLPASRDEVE, encoded by the coding sequence ATGTCTGTCCAAACTGTGGCCATCGTTGGTCGTCCGAATGTCGGCAAAAGTTCTCTGTTCAACTGGCTTGCCGGGAAGCAGATTTCCATTGTCGATCCCACCGCCGGTGTGACCCGCGATCGCGTCAATTATCTTATGCACGTCGGGGACCGATACTTCGAAATGGTTGATACCGGCGGAATCGGTGTCGTCGATTCGGACGACTTATCCGATCAGATCGAACAACAGATCAACCTCGGCATTGAGCGAGCGGACTTGTTACTGTTCGTCGTCGACGCACAAACCGGAATTACGCCTCTCGACCGCGAAGTCGCCCAGCGTATCCGACATATTGATCGGCCCAAGTTGCTCATCGCGAATAAATGCGATTCTCCCAAGCTCGATCAGGAAGTCTTTGAATTCCTGTCGATCCTGAACGCACCTATCATTGCGACCTCTGTCACGGCGAAACGGAACAAGGATCTCTTACTCACGGGGATCGTCGAGAATTTACCTCCAGCCGATGAGCATGAAGCCGAAGAAGGAATCGCACGAAGTTCTCAACCGGAACTGAAGCTGGCCATTGTTGGTCGGCGTAATGTGGGGAAGAGTACGTTCATCAACGCTCTTTCACAGGAAGAGCGGGTCATTGTCAGTGAGATCGCCGGAACGACGCGCGACAGCATCGACATTCGATTCGATATGGACGGTAAAACGTTCGTCGCGATCGATACACCTGGAGTACGTAAGAAAAAGAGCCTGGCCAACGATATCGAATTCTATGGACTGGTCCGGGCACAACGCAGCATCCGTCGCGCCGATGTCGTTTACTTGTTTTTCGACGCAACGAACACAATCTCGCGTCTGGAAAAACAGCTGGCCGACGAAATCGTCAAGCAATACAAACCTTGTATTTTCGTTGTGAATAAATGGGACCTGGGCACCGATGCTGAGATGACGACGGAGAAATGGACCGAGTATCTGACGGCTCAATTCGCTCAGTTGCGCCACGTGCCGATTGCGTTCATCACCGCTCAGGATAGCCGGAACATCAAGCAGTTGGTTAACCTGACTCAGGCGATTTACAAACAGGCAATGGAACGGGTTTCGACTGGTAAACTGAATCGCTTGATTCGGGCCGCGATGAAACTGAATCCGCCTCCGTACCGACAGAACAAACGTCCCAAGATCTACTACGCCACGCAAGTTGGTGTGCAACCACCGACAATTGTCCTCAAGTGCAACCATCCTGAACTCTTTGACGAAACCTGGAAACGGTACCTGCATGGTATTCTCCGGGAAGAACTCCCGTTTAAGGAAGTTCCTATTCGCGTCTTCTTCCGAGCAAAAGATCAGCACGAGACAGACTCATTGAGCCTCGAAGATAACACCCACATCGACGACGGTTACGACCTGACGCACATCGATCTTCCCGCTTCGAGAGACGAGGTCGAGTAA
- a CDS encoding OprO/OprP family phosphate-selective porin has translation MIAGAAWGDLAVAEEKTVYTAEEVSTLLKRLEESESRIDQFEAKLKVLEENQQRLESNDHNTVEFISAQDPPPAPSADSSDEEKSSDAGDFDEFINETEKRWEEQLGVNKDLEKAIKGSVQPGGKDITMKLTGRIHADHWAFPGESPATKAFETGDSNNDTDDRIGFRRLRFGVAGDIKDNMGYKIEMEFAGGNDVEFRDAFLSFKHLPFLQTLVIGNQKRPYGLDHLNSSRYNVFMERPFVIEAFNQDSRRLGVVSYGVSEDQAYNWRFGVYNLRLIQDEGNYISDQYQSEIAGRLAHTWWYDEASDGRGYAHFGIAGTVAHPDGSTGGDAPNNLGRDQNEARFRTRPEARSTSRWLDTGRINGAEWYELAGLESVFNVGPLQLVGEYQYVWMQNEEGINPDMQFHGGYAYASYFLTGEHIPWDRKTGTLGRVKPFENFFMVDRCSGGTGGGWGAWQVALRYSYGDLSDETVYGGIGESVTFGLNWHWNPNARMQFNYIYGQISDRNVVDSNNLTLTGGDYQIVGTRFMVDF, from the coding sequence ATGATAGCTGGCGCAGCCTGGGGGGACCTGGCTGTTGCCGAGGAGAAGACCGTTTATACGGCTGAAGAAGTCTCCACCCTCTTGAAAAGACTGGAAGAGTCTGAAAGTCGTATCGATCAATTCGAAGCAAAGTTGAAAGTGCTCGAAGAGAATCAGCAGAGGCTGGAATCGAACGATCACAACACCGTCGAGTTCATTTCCGCTCAGGATCCCCCACCCGCTCCGTCGGCTGATTCGTCAGACGAAGAGAAGTCCTCTGACGCGGGAGACTTTGATGAGTTCATCAACGAAACCGAAAAACGGTGGGAAGAGCAGTTGGGGGTCAATAAGGATCTGGAGAAGGCGATCAAGGGGAGTGTTCAACCGGGTGGAAAAGATATCACCATGAAGCTCACCGGGCGTATTCATGCCGATCACTGGGCTTTCCCCGGAGAGTCTCCTGCGACCAAAGCTTTTGAGACGGGCGATTCGAATAACGACACGGACGATCGAATTGGCTTTCGCCGACTGAGGTTCGGAGTTGCTGGTGATATCAAAGATAACATGGGTTACAAAATCGAAATGGAATTCGCGGGCGGAAACGACGTCGAATTCCGCGATGCTTTTCTCAGCTTCAAACACCTGCCGTTTCTGCAGACACTGGTCATCGGTAACCAGAAGCGTCCTTACGGTCTCGATCACTTGAACAGCAGCCGCTACAACGTCTTCATGGAACGACCGTTCGTGATTGAGGCGTTCAATCAGGACTCTCGCCGTCTGGGCGTTGTCTCCTATGGTGTATCCGAGGACCAGGCTTACAACTGGCGTTTCGGTGTCTACAATTTGCGGCTGATACAAGATGAAGGTAACTATATCAGTGACCAGTATCAATCAGAAATCGCTGGACGCCTGGCTCATACCTGGTGGTACGACGAAGCCTCGGACGGTCGTGGATATGCTCACTTCGGTATCGCAGGTACAGTCGCTCATCCCGATGGCAGTACAGGGGGCGACGCTCCTAACAATCTTGGACGCGATCAGAACGAGGCCCGATTTCGGACTCGTCCAGAAGCGCGCTCAACCAGCCGCTGGCTCGATACGGGCCGTATAAACGGGGCTGAGTGGTATGAACTGGCCGGACTGGAAAGCGTGTTTAACGTCGGGCCGCTGCAGTTGGTGGGTGAGTACCAGTATGTATGGATGCAAAACGAAGAAGGCATTAATCCCGATATGCAGTTTCATGGCGGGTATGCTTATGCTTCTTACTTCCTTACGGGGGAACATATTCCCTGGGACCGTAAGACCGGTACGTTGGGACGGGTGAAGCCGTTCGAGAACTTCTTCATGGTAGATCGTTGTTCCGGCGGCACTGGAGGAGGCTGGGGTGCCTGGCAGGTTGCTCTGCGATATTCTTACGGCGACCTCTCCGATGAAACCGTCTACGGTGGTATTGGCGAGAGTGTAACCTTCGGTTTGAACTGGCACTGGAATCCAAATGCCCGAATGCAGTTCAACTACATTTACGGTCAAATCTCAGATCGCAACGTGGTCGACAGTAACAATCTCACCTTGACTGGCGGTGATTATCAAATCGTGGGTACTCGATTCATGGTTGATTTTTAA
- a CDS encoding efflux RND transporter periplasmic adaptor subunit, with protein MKFLWPPLAILTCISAGWMMYRDSMNAEPALETKEKPKTAMAVEVTHLSKRDLIESVDLVGSLEASADIQIYTRGEGYLVGLPFDVQDKVKEGDVVAVLDESEQRELVASTSAALKVTRAKLKAQQTKLDQSLNNYRRQQELDKSGVATSQQLEAAKAQFEISQAELELQQAEVDQAIANHNSSEMNLKQMRVLSPVTGFVAQRFTHVGDLVSSEKEIMRIVSIDKVKTVVNIVEKDYEKVRMGQTAEIRTDTFPGTVFKGTVVRKSPVVDPTTRMAEVHIEIPNSDLALKPGMHGRVRIRTNVIPRADVLPIASLLQHKDKTSLYVVEGEPAVTSLREVETGASDGEYIEIVSGVGVEDRIVALGSQMVDDGDEVAVLDHVDRDQKLAVPDPEVVAPQSKLGAVIPLSEKVTASAAE; from the coding sequence ATGAAATTTCTGTGGCCCCCTCTAGCAATTTTGACGTGCATCAGCGCTGGCTGGATGATGTACCGCGACTCTATGAATGCGGAACCCGCGTTGGAAACAAAAGAGAAACCCAAGACCGCGATGGCCGTCGAGGTAACTCATTTGTCCAAAAGGGACCTCATCGAGTCCGTCGATCTGGTCGGCAGTCTTGAAGCTTCGGCCGATATTCAAATCTATACTCGGGGCGAAGGTTACCTGGTAGGTCTTCCGTTTGACGTGCAGGATAAAGTTAAAGAAGGTGACGTCGTCGCTGTGCTGGATGAATCAGAACAGCGAGAACTGGTTGCCAGTACTTCCGCGGCACTGAAAGTGACCCGGGCGAAACTGAAAGCCCAGCAGACCAAGCTCGATCAGTCCCTCAACAACTACCGTCGTCAGCAAGAACTGGATAAATCGGGAGTGGCCACCAGTCAACAGCTGGAAGCGGCCAAAGCTCAGTTTGAAATTTCTCAGGCTGAGCTGGAATTGCAACAGGCGGAAGTCGATCAAGCGATTGCCAATCACAATTCCAGCGAAATGAACTTGAAGCAGATGCGCGTCCTATCGCCCGTTACTGGGTTTGTCGCACAACGCTTCACCCATGTGGGCGATCTCGTTTCCTCTGAAAAAGAAATTATGCGGATCGTTTCCATCGACAAGGTGAAAACCGTCGTCAATATCGTCGAAAAAGATTACGAAAAAGTTCGTATGGGACAGACGGCCGAAATTCGGACGGACACGTTCCCGGGAACCGTTTTTAAAGGAACAGTGGTTCGTAAATCACCCGTAGTCGATCCCACAACTCGTATGGCTGAAGTCCACATTGAAATTCCCAACTCCGACCTCGCCCTGAAACCAGGTATGCACGGTCGCGTGAGAATTCGAACGAACGTCATTCCCCGGGCAGATGTTTTGCCGATCGCTTCTTTACTCCAACATAAAGACAAAACCAGCTTATATGTTGTCGAAGGAGAACCCGCCGTTACTTCCTTGCGTGAAGTTGAAACGGGCGCTAGTGACGGTGAATATATTGAAATTGTCTCCGGTGTCGGTGTGGAAGATCGTATCGTCGCCCTGGGAAGTCAAATGGTCGATGATGGCGATGAAGTCGCTGTTCTTGATCATGTTGATCGGGATCAGAAACTCGCCGTTCCCGATCCCGAAGTCGTCGCTCCCCAATCCAAATTGGGTGCGGTCATTCCGCTAAGTGAAAAAGTGACCGCCAGCGCTGCGGAATAA
- a CDS encoding efflux RND transporter permease subunit gives MSLTKISVHRPITTLMCSLVVLILGYTAFERLPIDLMPEFTYPTLTIEAVYDGAGPEEVETQIARPLEQAISTVSGVEQVASFVTEANCRVFARFAWGTDLDEAASDMRARVDRARRGLPDEVDAPVVRKYNSNDRPLLFVSYQLGDKEDLITASQYAEETLLPMLERIEGVAAARIRGHHRREIQINLDRHKLESLNMSVNEVVEALRRESINQPAGNYEQGNIQLLVRSKGEFQNITEMKQSVVRSDDKSMIRLIDVADVIDGEEERTERTRVNGVPGIMFMIYKQTGANTVEVSDKIHEEIENYNRSSQDGTLVLQFDRADFIRDSIANMQQTGLYGMALAVVVLFVFLQNLRSTFVIAISIPLAILATIVLIYFKGYTLNLVTLGGLTLGIGLLVDNSIVVIESIFRKIDDGMEIREAAVKGTNEVASAIVASTLTTLIVFLPLLFIEGRTGITLEQMAWVVSFSLFCSLISSLSLTPVLTAYWLKNYSAASSSETKEPFSLLRPIHRLNSAVINVMEATYRVTLGLCLRHANPVGFALLLAFSLCVGLMPRIGTEYFPETDEGDLIIIARMASGIQVEQLNEQALALEKLIQTGVKEEKLVTTTVGGTANDADDWNESIYRVKFPKKSERTRTIEEIRKEMADKIGAMPGMKVTVRTNSQSGMSMIISNNSNAGKLQLEIRGHNTDTAERIAERLVTRLETIPGLINVEADKQNRRPEMSARINREKASLMGVSVSDISQALETSVKGTQAIVYREDGDEFNVLVRLDPDDRKKITDVEQVGVRSGSGAIVPLRNLIEFEQEEVPMNIRRNDKERVLDVHADVEERDLGSVVEDVTREINEMDLPVGYSIHIAGNWKEQQESFRALTFGLCLAVVLMYMVMASQFESLWDPLMILSALPLGVIGVVLTLWLTNTTLNVQSFIGLIILSGIVVNNAIVLVDYLNQLRRDNKFDSLDELILHGSIRRFRPIMMTTLTTILAMLPIAFGWGEGSEVQAPMARVVVGGLISGTLITLIAIPLIYRTSCRWINRSV, from the coding sequence ATGTCTTTGACCAAAATATCGGTCCATCGTCCGATCACCACCTTGATGTGCAGTCTGGTCGTGTTGATTCTCGGATACACGGCATTCGAGCGATTGCCAATCGACTTGATGCCGGAGTTTACCTATCCGACGTTGACCATCGAAGCGGTTTATGACGGTGCGGGGCCGGAAGAAGTTGAAACACAAATTGCCCGCCCGCTCGAACAGGCCATCAGCACTGTCTCTGGAGTCGAGCAGGTCGCCAGCTTCGTGACCGAAGCCAACTGTCGGGTCTTTGCCCGGTTTGCCTGGGGGACTGATCTTGATGAAGCCGCCAGTGACATGCGTGCCCGTGTCGATCGTGCCCGACGTGGTTTGCCCGATGAAGTCGACGCTCCCGTCGTGCGTAAGTACAACAGCAACGATCGTCCCCTTCTGTTTGTTTCGTATCAATTGGGTGACAAGGAAGACCTGATCACTGCGTCGCAATACGCCGAAGAAACCTTGCTTCCCATGTTGGAACGGATCGAAGGTGTCGCCGCTGCCCGAATCCGTGGACATCATCGCCGGGAAATTCAAATCAACCTCGACCGCCATAAACTTGAATCACTCAACATGAGTGTGAACGAAGTTGTGGAGGCGTTGAGGCGGGAAAGTATTAATCAACCGGCAGGGAACTACGAACAGGGGAATATCCAGCTTCTGGTTCGCAGTAAAGGAGAATTCCAGAATATCACCGAGATGAAACAGTCTGTGGTTCGTTCGGATGACAAATCGATGATCCGCTTGATCGACGTCGCGGATGTTATTGATGGTGAAGAAGAACGAACCGAACGAACCCGGGTCAATGGCGTGCCCGGGATCATGTTTATGATTTACAAACAGACTGGTGCCAATACCGTCGAAGTGAGTGATAAAATTCACGAAGAAATCGAGAATTACAACCGCTCTTCGCAAGATGGAACATTAGTTCTGCAATTCGACCGGGCCGATTTCATTCGAGATTCCATCGCCAATATGCAGCAAACCGGTTTGTACGGGATGGCGCTTGCTGTCGTAGTGCTATTCGTCTTTTTGCAGAACCTGCGCAGCACATTCGTGATTGCCATCTCCATACCGCTCGCCATCCTTGCCACCATCGTCCTGATTTACTTCAAAGGTTACACATTAAATCTGGTGACTTTGGGCGGACTGACATTGGGGATTGGATTGCTCGTCGATAACTCCATTGTGGTCATTGAATCGATCTTTCGTAAAATTGATGATGGGATGGAAATCCGGGAAGCGGCTGTGAAGGGGACCAACGAAGTTGCCTCGGCGATTGTCGCCAGTACGTTAACAACGTTGATCGTGTTTTTGCCCCTATTGTTCATCGAAGGCCGGACCGGTATTACTTTGGAGCAGATGGCCTGGGTCGTTTCCTTCTCTCTATTCTGTTCGTTGATCAGCAGCCTCAGCCTGACGCCAGTACTGACGGCTTACTGGTTGAAAAATTATTCGGCTGCTTCTTCATCCGAGACCAAAGAGCCATTCTCTCTATTGCGACCCATACACCGCTTGAACTCCGCTGTTATTAATGTCATGGAAGCGACCTACCGCGTGACATTAGGCCTCTGCTTGCGTCACGCCAATCCAGTTGGGTTCGCTTTGTTGCTCGCATTTTCATTGTGTGTTGGTCTGATGCCTCGAATCGGAACCGAGTACTTTCCGGAGACCGACGAAGGAGATCTGATCATCATCGCCCGTATGGCTTCGGGAATTCAGGTGGAACAATTAAACGAACAGGCACTCGCACTCGAAAAACTGATTCAAACCGGAGTGAAAGAGGAAAAACTCGTCACGACGACTGTCGGGGGAACGGCCAATGATGCAGATGACTGGAACGAGAGCATTTACCGTGTGAAGTTCCCGAAAAAGTCCGAACGAACCCGCACGATCGAAGAGATTCGCAAAGAGATGGCGGACAAAATCGGTGCGATGCCTGGAATGAAGGTGACCGTGCGGACTAACTCTCAGTCCGGCATGAGCATGATCATCTCCAATAATTCGAATGCAGGAAAACTCCAACTCGAAATTCGCGGACACAATACAGATACAGCAGAACGAATCGCCGAACGGCTGGTGACGAGACTGGAAACGATCCCAGGTCTGATTAATGTCGAAGCTGACAAGCAGAATCGTCGTCCCGAAATGTCGGCACGCATCAATCGGGAGAAAGCGTCATTGATGGGAGTCTCCGTCAGTGATATCAGTCAGGCGCTGGAAACCTCAGTTAAAGGAACTCAGGCCATTGTTTACCGGGAAGATGGGGATGAGTTTAATGTGCTCGTCAGGCTGGACCCGGACGACCGAAAAAAAATCACAGACGTGGAGCAGGTGGGAGTCCGTTCCGGTTCCGGAGCAATTGTTCCCCTCCGCAACCTGATTGAATTCGAGCAGGAAGAAGTTCCGATGAATATCCGTCGGAATGACAAAGAGCGGGTTCTGGACGTTCACGCCGATGTCGAAGAACGCGACTTAGGCTCGGTCGTCGAAGATGTTACCCGCGAAATCAATGAAATGGATCTCCCCGTTGGATATTCCATTCACATTGCCGGAAATTGGAAAGAACAACAGGAAAGTTTCAGAGCACTCACCTTTGGACTGTGCCTGGCGGTCGTGCTGATGTACATGGTGATGGCATCCCAGTTTGAGTCTCTGTGGGATCCCCTGATGATTCTGAGTGCACTTCCGCTGGGAGTCATCGGTGTTGTACTGACCCTCTGGTTGACGAACACCACGTTAAACGTACAGTCCTTCATTGGGCTGATCATCTTGTCTGGAATCGTGGTGAATAACGCCATTGTCCTCGTCGATTACTTGAACCAGCTTCGCCGCGATAACAAATTCGACAGCCTGGATGAATTAATTCTGCATGGATCGATTCGCCGTTTTCGTCCGATCATGATGACCACGTTGACTACCATTCTGGCCATGCTGCCCATTGCGTTTGGTTGGGGTGAAGGGAGCGAAGTCCAAGCTCCAATGGCGCGTGTGGTTGTCGGTGGTTTGATCTCGGGAACCTTGATAACCTTGATCGCGATCCCGTTGATCTATCGCACCTCTTGTCGCTGGATCAACCGATCAGTTTGA